A genomic window from Pannonibacter sp. XCT-53 includes:
- a CDS encoding TIGR00282 family metallophosphoesterase — translation MRLLFLGDLVGRSGRSAVIDALPGLISDHHLDFVVVNGENSASGFGITEEILQDVLDAGADVVTTGNHIWDQRETLVYIERQPRLLRPANYPAGTPGRGVNLFTARNGARVAVVNVMGRVYMDALDDPFASVERAIADCPLGQVADAIVVDMHAEATSEKQAMGHFLDGRVSLVVGTHTHVPTADHQILPGGTAYLSDAGMCGDYDSVLGMDKEEPLNRFLRKVPGARFTPALGEATICGVAVETDDRTGLATAVAPLRLGGRLDPVLPSFWFS, via the coding sequence ATGAGACTGCTTTTCCTGGGCGATCTGGTTGGCCGGTCCGGCCGCAGCGCCGTGATCGATGCGTTGCCGGGCCTGATCTCCGATCATCATCTCGACTTCGTCGTGGTCAATGGCGAGAACTCGGCTTCCGGCTTCGGCATCACCGAGGAGATCCTGCAGGACGTGCTGGATGCCGGGGCCGATGTGGTGACCACGGGCAATCACATCTGGGACCAGCGCGAGACGCTGGTCTACATCGAGCGGCAGCCGCGCCTGCTGCGACCGGCCAACTACCCGGCCGGCACGCCGGGGCGCGGCGTGAACCTGTTCACCGCAAGAAACGGCGCCAGGGTGGCCGTCGTCAACGTCATGGGTCGTGTCTACATGGATGCGCTCGATGATCCCTTTGCCAGCGTCGAGCGGGCCATCGCGGACTGCCCGCTTGGCCAGGTGGCTGATGCCATCGTGGTCGACATGCATGCGGAGGCGACCAGCGAGAAGCAGGCCATGGGCCATTTCCTCGATGGGCGCGTCAGCCTCGTGGTCGGCACCCACACGCACGTTCCGACAGCCGATCACCAGATCCTGCCGGGCGGCACGGCCTACCTGTCGGATGCCGGCATGTGCGGCGACTATGACAGTGTCCTCGGCATGGACAAGGAGGAGCCGCTGAACCGCTTCCTGCGCAAGGTGCCCGGAGCGCGGTTCACGCCGGCGCTGGGCGAGGCGACGATCTGCGGCGTGGCGGTCGAGACCGACGACAGGACAGGACTTGCGACAGCGGTCGCGCCCTTGCGGCTCGGCGGTCGGCTCGACCCGGTGCTGCCGTCGTTCTGGTTCTCCTGA
- a CDS encoding methyl-accepting chemotaxis protein — protein sequence MCAATVLVTSMLAGRVADEQAQRALASATLGKSQTLTLALAQRQDSARFFASVSDAKDAMMKMTAGWKVLKENHTEQLRKIFVEDNPYGENEREKLIEPQVSNFYANNHKPIHQSIGNMIGQGLFSDMMLVDVDGNVIYSYKKGEEFARNLSAPELADSALKAAVGPLLAATDRSSAGMPHITTSGFRVNAEGKVELLLATPVFSHDRFFGVIGYQVAMERLIPLIVKKSGVGETEHALLVDASGNAAIFDAGSTDSLGAQLSSITTAPDSMVIHDVDYQFLTEQGELLGTSYSVGAAVEEAELAAAAQEITFGAILAGVLALLPIVAVIWLMTARMFAPLQTLSGVARKIADGDLTVQVNALDRKDEIGEMARCVEVFKDNSIERERLAEERKAGHIAREQREQAIDAMINAFRHEAQSVLSAVEENLVQVEELSTILSSRSSVAAERGSQAVMNSENASANVQAVASATEELNASIAEIARQVATTADVVGRTTANAQSSNVKIAGLAAAANKIGEVVDLIRAIAEQTNLLALNATIEAARAGEAGRGFAVVAAEVKELANQTSKATEEISAQIAAIQASTSDAVEEIAEVSQSMEEVNSYTASIAGAVREQGSATGEISRNVAEAARGTMAVTGAISTLNADITENSTSAETMREATLAMKRQADTLRHSVERFLSQVAAA from the coding sequence ATGTGCGCAGCCACTGTGCTTGTCACGTCCATGCTCGCAGGCCGTGTTGCCGACGAGCAGGCCCAGCGTGCGCTTGCCAGCGCGACGCTCGGCAAGAGCCAGACCCTGACGCTGGCCCTGGCGCAGCGCCAGGACAGCGCCCGTTTCTTCGCCAGCGTGTCCGACGCCAAGGACGCCATGATGAAGATGACGGCCGGCTGGAAGGTGCTGAAGGAAAACCACACCGAACAGCTCCGCAAGATCTTCGTCGAGGACAATCCCTACGGCGAGAACGAGCGTGAGAAGCTGATCGAGCCGCAGGTTTCCAACTTCTACGCCAACAACCACAAGCCCATCCACCAGTCGATCGGCAACATGATCGGGCAGGGCCTGTTCAGCGACATGATGCTGGTCGACGTGGATGGCAACGTCATCTACTCGTACAAGAAGGGCGAGGAGTTCGCCCGCAACCTTTCGGCTCCGGAACTGGCCGACTCGGCCCTGAAGGCTGCCGTTGGCCCGCTGCTGGCTGCCACCGACCGCTCGTCGGCAGGCATGCCGCACATCACCACCTCCGGTTTCCGCGTCAATGCCGAGGGCAAGGTCGAGCTGCTGCTGGCTACCCCGGTGTTCTCGCATGACCGGTTCTTCGGCGTGATCGGCTATCAGGTGGCGATGGAGCGTCTGATCCCGCTCATCGTCAAGAAGAGCGGCGTCGGCGAGACCGAGCATGCCCTGCTGGTTGATGCCTCGGGCAATGCTGCCATCTTCGACGCCGGGTCCACCGACAGCCTCGGTGCCCAGCTGTCCAGCATCACCACCGCCCCGGACTCCATGGTCATCCATGACGTGGACTACCAGTTCCTGACGGAGCAGGGCGAGCTGCTCGGCACCTCCTACTCCGTCGGCGCGGCCGTCGAGGAAGCGGAGCTGGCGGCTGCGGCACAGGAAATCACGTTCGGTGCCATCCTGGCCGGCGTGCTGGCGCTGCTGCCCATCGTCGCCGTGATCTGGCTGATGACTGCCCGCATGTTCGCACCGCTGCAGACCCTCTCCGGCGTGGCCCGCAAGATCGCCGACGGCGACCTGACGGTGCAGGTCAACGCGCTCGACCGCAAGGACGAGATCGGCGAGATGGCCCGCTGCGTCGAGGTCTTCAAGGACAACTCCATCGAGCGTGAACGCCTCGCCGAAGAGCGCAAGGCCGGCCACATTGCCCGCGAGCAGCGCGAGCAGGCCATCGACGCGATGATCAATGCCTTCCGTCACGAAGCCCAGTCCGTGCTGAGCGCCGTGGAGGAGAACCTGGTCCAGGTCGAGGAACTGTCCACGATCCTGAGCTCGCGGTCGTCGGTGGCTGCCGAGCGCGGCTCGCAGGCGGTGATGAACTCCGAAAATGCCTCGGCCAACGTGCAGGCAGTGGCCTCGGCCACGGAAGAGCTGAACGCTTCCATCGCCGAGATCGCCCGTCAGGTCGCCACGACCGCCGACGTCGTCGGTCGCACCACGGCCAATGCGCAGTCGTCCAACGTCAAGATCGCGGGTCTTGCGGCGGCCGCCAACAAGATTGGCGAAGTTGTCGACCTGATCCGCGCCATTGCCGAGCAGACCAACCTGCTGGCCCTGAACGCCACGATCGAGGCCGCCCGTGCCGGTGAGGCCGGTCGCGGCTTCGCGGTCGTCGCTGCCGAAGTGAAGGAACTGGCCAACCAGACCTCCAAGGCGACGGAAGAAATCTCGGCCCAGATCGCAGCCATCCAGGCCTCGACCTCCGACGCCGTGGAAGAGATCGCCGAAGTGTCGCAGTCGATGGAAGAGGTCAACAGCTACACCGCCTCCATCGCCGGCGCTGTCCGCGAACAGGGCTCGGCCACCGGCGAGATCTCCCGCAACGTCGCCGAGGCCGCCCGCGGCACCATGGCCGTGACCGGTGCGATCTCGACGCTGAACGCCGACATCACGGAAAACTCCACCTCGGCCGAAACGATGCGCGAGGCGACGCTGGCGATGAAGCGCCAGGCCGACACGCTGCGCCACTCGGTGGAGCGCTTCCTGTCCCAGGTGGCCGCAGCCTGA
- the tolQ gene encoding protein TolQ, producing the protein MNEIAQTTMAAQAHDVSFFGLFMQAHFVVKLVMVGLLAASVWTWAIIVDKALLYARTKRQMTRFETVFWSGQSLEELYKTLSNRANHSMAALFVAAMREWKRSHEGSRPALHSLQQRIDRVMDVTIQRESERLESQLLVLATVGTAAPFIGLFGTVWGIMTAFQAIAQSENTSLAVVAPGIAEALFATAIGLVAAIPAVIAYNKLQTDAGKLTSRMEGFADEFSAILSRQIDERM; encoded by the coding sequence ATGAATGAAATCGCCCAGACGACGATGGCAGCGCAGGCCCACGACGTGTCGTTTTTCGGTCTGTTCATGCAAGCACATTTTGTTGTCAAGCTCGTCATGGTCGGCTTGCTTGCGGCATCTGTGTGGACGTGGGCGATCATTGTCGACAAGGCCCTGCTCTATGCGCGCACCAAGCGCCAGATGACCCGGTTCGAGACCGTGTTCTGGTCCGGCCAGTCGCTGGAGGAGCTGTACAAGACCCTGTCCAACCGGGCCAATCACTCCATGGCAGCCCTGTTCGTCGCCGCGATGCGCGAGTGGAAGCGCAGCCATGAAGGCTCGCGCCCGGCGCTGCACAGCCTGCAGCAGCGCATCGACCGCGTGATGGACGTGACGATCCAGCGCGAATCCGAGCGCCTGGAATCGCAGCTGCTGGTCCTGGCCACGGTCGGCACCGCGGCGCCTTTCATCGGTCTGTTCGGAACGGTCTGGGGCATCATGACCGCCTTCCAGGCCATCGCGCAGTCCGAGAACACCTCGCTCGCCGTCGTGGCCCCGGGCATTGCCGAAGCGCTGTTCGCGACGGCGATCGGCCTTGTCGCGGCCATTCCGGCCGTGATCGCCTACAACAAGCTGCAGACAGACGCCGGCAAGCTGACCTCCCGCATGGAAGGCTTTGCTGATGAGTTCTCCGCGATCCTGTCGCGCCAGATCGACGAACGGATGTAA
- a CDS encoding cell division protein ZapA: MAQISVTINGRAFRMACDDGEEERLIGLAKRFDGCIEDLRRSFGEIGDQRLTVMAGIMVVDELTELEKRIRVLEQEVASARDARMAALEHLNRSEASVVARIDEAARRIEQLADGLTRSLRED; encoded by the coding sequence ATGGCGCAGATATCGGTCACGATCAACGGTCGCGCCTTCCGGATGGCCTGCGACGATGGCGAGGAAGAGCGCCTGATCGGCCTGGCCAAGCGGTTCGACGGCTGCATCGAGGACCTCAGGCGCAGTTTCGGCGAGATCGGCGACCAGCGGCTGACGGTGATGGCCGGCATCATGGTCGTCGACGAACTGACCGAGCTGGAGAAGCGCATCCGTGTTCTCGAGCAGGAGGTTGCCTCGGCCCGCGACGCGCGCATGGCTGCCCTCGAGCACCTCAACCGCAGCGAGGCCAGCGTGGTGGCGCGGATCGACGAGGCGGCGCGGCGGATCGAACAGCTCGCCGACGGGCTGACGCGCAGCCTGCGCGAGGATTGA
- the ruvB gene encoding Holliday junction branch migration DNA helicase RuvB: MEDSERLVTPQIRGDEIDTTMRPQSLDEFVGQAQARANLKVFIGAAKARGEALDHVLFVGPPGLGKTTLAQIMARELGVNFRATSGPVIAKAGDLAALLTNLEERDVLFIDEIHRLSPAVEEVLYPAMEDFQLDLIIGEGPAARSVKIDLAKFTLVAATTRLGLLTTPLRDRFGIPVRLEFYTVEELELIVNRGARLLGIGMAPDGAREIAMRARGTPRIAGRLLRRVRDFAVFAGQDTVDRATADRALSQLEVDNAGLDSLDRRYLTQIALNFGGGPVGIETIAAALSEPRDAIEEIVEPFLIQNGFIQRTPRGRMLTPQSFRHLGLAVPQRADAPQLGLFPDVTNEL, encoded by the coding sequence ATGGAAGACAGCGAACGGCTGGTGACCCCACAGATCCGGGGCGACGAGATCGACACGACCATGCGGCCGCAGTCCCTGGACGAGTTCGTCGGTCAGGCGCAGGCCCGTGCCAATCTGAAGGTCTTCATCGGCGCGGCCAAGGCCCGGGGCGAGGCGCTTGACCACGTCCTGTTCGTCGGCCCTCCGGGACTGGGCAAGACCACGCTGGCCCAGATCATGGCGCGCGAACTCGGGGTCAACTTCCGGGCCACATCGGGTCCGGTCATCGCCAAGGCCGGGGACCTGGCCGCGCTCTTGACCAACCTGGAAGAGCGCGATGTGCTGTTCATCGACGAGATCCACCGTCTGAGCCCTGCCGTCGAGGAAGTGCTCTATCCGGCGATGGAAGACTTCCAGCTCGACCTGATCATCGGCGAGGGGCCGGCTGCCCGTTCGGTCAAGATCGACCTTGCAAAGTTCACGCTGGTTGCCGCAACGACGCGTCTTGGCCTGCTGACGACGCCCCTGCGTGACCGTTTCGGCATTCCGGTGCGGCTCGAATTCTACACGGTCGAGGAGCTGGAGCTGATCGTCAACCGGGGCGCGCGGCTGCTTGGCATCGGCATGGCTCCGGATGGCGCGCGCGAGATCGCCATGCGCGCCCGCGGAACGCCGCGCATCGCCGGGCGCCTGCTGCGCCGGGTGCGCGATTTCGCCGTCTTCGCCGGGCAGGACACCGTCGACCGCGCCACCGCGGACCGGGCCCTGTCCCAGCTTGAGGTCGACAACGCCGGTCTCGACAGTCTCGACCGGCGCTACCTCACGCAGATCGCGCTCAATTTCGGCGGCGGACCCGTCGGGATCGAGACGATCGCGGCCGCCTTGTCCGAACCGCGCGACGCCATCGAGGAGATCGTCGAGCCGTTCCTGATCCAGAACGGCTTCATCCAGCGCACCCCGCGCGGCCGGATGTTGACGCCCCAGTCGTTCCGGCATCTCGGACTTGCGGTGCCGCAACGTGCCGATGCGCCCCAGCTCGGACTTTTTCCGGACGTGACAAACGAACTGTAA
- a CDS encoding 5-formyltetrahydrofolate cyclo-ligase yields the protein MGARKAAVRKQALARRAALPLPERIEASLMLAEAAGLLGLPGGATVAGFWPIRDEIDPRPLLFRLGELGHPLCLPVVVGPRLVFRRLTRETQLVRAGFGTVVPDDRAPELTPDVLLMPLSAYDDRGWRLGYGRGYYDTAIADLMAVGHPVRRIGLAFSVQQVDHVPTEPHDQPLEAILTEQGLTWFNKREGA from the coding sequence ATCGGCGCGCGCAAGGCTGCCGTCCGCAAGCAGGCCCTGGCCCGGCGCGCGGCCCTTCCGCTGCCCGAGCGGATCGAAGCCTCCCTGATGCTCGCCGAAGCCGCCGGTCTTCTGGGGCTGCCCGGTGGCGCGACCGTGGCCGGGTTCTGGCCGATCCGGGACGAGATCGATCCCCGTCCGCTGCTGTTCCGGCTGGGCGAGCTGGGGCATCCGCTCTGTCTGCCGGTGGTCGTCGGCCCGCGGCTGGTCTTCCGGCGGCTGACCCGCGAGACGCAATTGGTCCGCGCGGGCTTCGGCACCGTCGTGCCGGACGATCGTGCGCCGGAACTGACGCCCGACGTGCTGCTGATGCCGCTGTCGGCCTATGATGACCGGGGCTGGCGGCTCGGCTATGGCCGTGGCTACTACGACACCGCGATTGCCGATCTCATGGCGGTCGGGCATCCTGTCCGCCGGATCGGTCTTGCCTTTTCGGTGCAACAGGTTGATCACGTCCCGACTGAACCGCACGACCAGCCGCTCGAGGCCATCCTGACGGAGCAGGGCCTGACCTGGTTCAACAAGCGCGAGGGCGCATGA
- the ruvC gene encoding crossover junction endodeoxyribonuclease RuvC, with protein sequence MKHPIRILGIDPGLRRTGWGLIEALGNKLTFVAAGTVTSDEKRDLAERLVQLHDGLQQVIAAQEPHEAAVEHTFVNKDAGATLKLGQARGIALLVPALHGLAVSEYAPNLVKKTVVGTGHAEKDQIRHMVKILLPRARFDSDDAADALAIAVCHAHHRGAASMEAKVAAKVAAGAVRATKGAA encoded by the coding sequence ATGAAGCATCCGATTCGTATCCTCGGGATTGATCCCGGCCTGCGCCGCACCGGCTGGGGCCTCATCGAGGCGCTGGGCAACAAGCTCACCTTTGTGGCCGCCGGCACCGTGACCTCCGACGAGAAGCGCGACCTGGCCGAGCGGCTGGTCCAGCTCCACGACGGGCTGCAGCAGGTGATCGCCGCGCAGGAGCCGCACGAGGCGGCCGTCGAGCACACGTTCGTCAACAAGGATGCCGGCGCGACGCTGAAGCTCGGGCAAGCGCGCGGCATCGCGCTTCTGGTGCCCGCGCTGCATGGGCTTGCCGTTTCGGAATACGCGCCGAACCTCGTGAAGAAGACCGTGGTCGGGACCGGTCATGCGGAAAAGGACCAGATCCGCCACATGGTCAAGATCCTGCTGCCCCGCGCCCGGTTCGACAGTGACGATGCCGCCGATGCGCTGGCGATCGCGGTCTGTCACGCCCATCATCGCGGCGCGGCCAGCATGGAAGCAAAAGTAGCGGCAAAGGTGGCGGCCGGAGCCGTCCGGGCCACGAAGGGGGCAGCATGA
- the ruvA gene encoding Holliday junction branch migration protein RuvA — MIGKLKGTIDSYGEDHLILDVHGVGYQVFCPSRVLQQLPRAGEAAVLFIETIVREDMIRLYGFASEAEREWFRLLMTVQGVGAKVALAVLGVMKASDVATAIALGDKTALSRAPGVGKRVAERLVIELKDKAPGYSSLDADTLAVAQTVSENVASRPVAEAVSALTNLGYAQAQASAAVARAVKAAGEEATTETLIRLGLKELASQ; from the coding sequence ATGATCGGCAAGCTCAAGGGCACGATCGACAGCTATGGCGAGGATCACCTGATCCTCGACGTGCACGGGGTCGGCTATCAGGTGTTCTGTCCCTCCCGCGTGCTGCAGCAGCTGCCGCGGGCGGGGGAGGCGGCGGTCCTCTTCATCGAGACCATCGTCCGGGAGGACATGATCCGCCTCTACGGCTTCGCCTCGGAGGCCGAACGCGAGTGGTTCCGTCTTCTCATGACGGTGCAGGGGGTTGGCGCGAAGGTCGCCCTGGCGGTTCTCGGCGTCATGAAGGCAAGCGATGTGGCGACCGCCATTGCCCTGGGCGACAAGACCGCCCTGTCGCGGGCGCCGGGCGTGGGCAAGCGCGTCGCCGAGCGGCTCGTCATCGAGCTGAAGGACAAGGCGCCCGGATATTCGAGCCTCGATGCCGACACGCTGGCGGTGGCCCAGACGGTGAGCGAGAATGTGGCCTCGCGTCCGGTGGCCGAGGCGGTGTCCGCGCTTACCAACCTTGGATACGCCCAGGCGCAGGCCAGCGCCGCAGTGGCGCGCGCCGTGAAGGCAGCCGGCGAGGAGGCGACGACCGAGACCCTGATCCGCCTCGGGCTCAAGGAACTGGCGAGCCAGTAA
- a CDS encoding YbgC/FadM family acyl-CoA thioesterase: MQQTWNDLSGHLADGGHVLAVRVYYEDTDFTGLVYHGSYVRFFERGRSDFLRLCGIHHAELGAGLHGPALAFAVRQLNVSYLRPARIDDVLEIRTQLVEARGARIRLLQRALRADELLAEADVTVAVITADGRPTRLPAHLAQRLENKA, encoded by the coding sequence ATGCAGCAGACCTGGAATGACCTGTCCGGCCATCTGGCCGACGGCGGCCATGTGCTGGCCGTCAGGGTCTACTACGAGGACACGGACTTCACCGGTCTGGTCTATCACGGCTCCTATGTGCGCTTCTTCGAGCGGGGCCGCTCCGATTTCCTGCGTCTCTGCGGCATCCATCACGCCGAGCTGGGGGCCGGCCTGCATGGTCCCGCGCTTGCCTTCGCGGTCCGGCAGCTCAACGTCAGCTACCTGCGTCCGGCCCGGATCGACGATGTGCTGGAGATCCGCACACAGCTTGTTGAAGCCCGCGGAGCGCGCATCCGGCTGCTCCAGCGGGCCTTGCGCGCGGATGAGCTGCTGGCCGAGGCCGATGTCACGGTTGCCGTCATTACCGCTGACGGCCGGCCGACCAGACTGCCCGCCCATCTCGCTCAAAGGCTTGAAAACAAAGCCTGA
- a CDS encoding YebC/PmpR family DNA-binding transcriptional regulator, protein MAGHSQFKNIMHRKGRQDAVRSKLFSKLSKEITVAAKHGDPDPAANPRLRLAIQNAKAQSMPKENIQRAINKSQGGDAESYDEIRYEGYGPGGVAIIVEAMTDNRNRTASNVRSYFTKCGGAMGETGSVSFMFDKVGEIIYPAKAGAADAVLEAGIEAGAEDVQSDAETHTIICSFEDLGEVSRALEATLGEPESVKIVWKPQNLTPVDAEKAQTLMKLVGMLEDDDDVQNVYANFDIDEETMASLAG, encoded by the coding sequence ATGGCCGGACATTCACAATTCAAGAACATCATGCACCGCAAGGGCCGCCAGGATGCGGTTCGGTCGAAGCTGTTTTCCAAGCTTTCGAAGGAAATCACTGTCGCCGCCAAGCACGGTGATCCCGATCCGGCTGCCAACCCGCGCCTGCGTCTGGCCATCCAGAACGCCAAGGCCCAGTCGATGCCCAAGGAGAACATCCAGCGGGCCATCAACAAGTCGCAGGGCGGCGACGCCGAGTCCTACGACGAGATCCGCTACGAGGGCTACGGTCCGGGCGGCGTTGCCATCATCGTCGAGGCGATGACGGACAACCGCAACCGCACCGCCTCCAACGTCCGCTCCTACTTCACCAAGTGTGGCGGGGCGATGGGCGAAACAGGCTCCGTGTCCTTCATGTTCGACAAGGTGGGCGAGATCATCTACCCGGCCAAGGCGGGCGCGGCGGATGCGGTCCTGGAAGCCGGCATCGAGGCGGGGGCGGAGGATGTGCAGTCCGACGCGGAGACGCACACGATCATCTGCTCGTTCGAGGATCTGGGCGAGGTGTCCCGGGCCCTGGAAGCGACCCTCGGGGAGCCTGAGTCGGTCAAGATCGTCTGGAAGCCGCAGAACCTGACGCCGGTCGACGCGGAAAAGGCGCAGACCCTGATGAAGCTGGTCGGCATGCTCGAGGACGATGACGACGTCCAGAACGTCTACGCCAACTTCGACATCGACGAAGAAACCATGGCCAGCCTCGCCGGCTGA
- a CDS encoding energy transducer TonB: protein MRAGLIASLTGHVAIFVWALVGLPETRPFETKQVESLPVDLVPIGEFTQLNKGEKTAELKEKPNESTSKETKNTNIQPDKPAGESKVELPTPPTPRPTTQAVRAPEPTAAPPPAPTPPEPAPPKPEPPKPAEAPPTPAPTPERPRVAEATPVEEAPKPQVAEPVRVTPKSKPTPPRPTRPTETAQAQPTQEQDFNPNQISALLNKVDPSGGGTAGNREAASLGSRDGNNNVKMTVSELDALRGQISRCWNPPAGAIGAEDLLVRVQFNLTEAGEVSGMPRILNSSGNPSFRAASDSAVRAVMRCAPYSLPVEKYDAWKEVIINFDPREMLGG, encoded by the coding sequence ATGCGTGCCGGGTTGATCGCATCGCTGACCGGTCACGTGGCCATTTTTGTCTGGGCGCTCGTCGGGCTCCCGGAAACGCGTCCGTTCGAGACGAAGCAGGTGGAATCCCTTCCCGTCGATCTCGTTCCCATCGGCGAGTTCACCCAGCTCAACAAGGGCGAGAAGACGGCCGAGCTGAAGGAAAAGCCGAACGAGTCGACGTCCAAGGAGACGAAGAACACCAACATCCAGCCGGACAAGCCGGCGGGCGAGTCCAAGGTGGAGCTGCCGACCCCGCCGACGCCGCGTCCGACGACGCAGGCGGTGAGGGCTCCCGAGCCGACTGCGGCCCCGCCGCCGGCCCCGACCCCGCCCGAGCCCGCGCCGCCGAAGCCGGAACCGCCGAAGCCCGCCGAGGCCCCGCCGACGCCGGCCCCCACGCCGGAGCGGCCCAGGGTCGCCGAGGCGACGCCGGTCGAGGAAGCCCCCAAGCCCCAGGTGGCCGAGCCCGTCCGGGTGACGCCGAAGTCCAAGCCCACGCCGCCGCGCCCGACGCGTCCCACCGAGACCGCGCAGGCGCAGCCGACGCAGGAGCAGGACTTCAATCCCAACCAGATCAGCGCCCTGCTGAACAAGGTTGACCCGTCGGGCGGCGGCACGGCCGGCAACCGCGAGGCCGCCTCGCTCGGCAGCCGGGACGGAAACAACAACGTCAAGATGACGGTTTCCGAGCTGGATGCGCTGCGCGGGCAGATCTCGCGCTGCTGGAACCCGCCTGCCGGTGCCATCGGCGCCGAGGATCTTCTCGTCCGCGTGCAGTTCAACCTGACGGAAGCCGGCGAAGTCTCCGGCATGCCGCGGATCCTGAACTCGAGCGGCAACCCGTCCTTCCGCGCCGCCTCCGACAGCGCGGTGCGCGCCGTCATGCGCTGCGCACCCTACTCCCTCCCGGTCGAGAAATACGACGCGTGGAAGGAAGTGATCATCAATTTCGACCCCCGCGAAATGCTGGGGGGCTGA
- the tolR gene encoding protein TolR, with amino-acid sequence MSMNVGSGGGGGGSRRRRGRRAAPMSEINITPFVDVMLVLLVIFMVAAPLLTVGVPIDLPETSAKPLEGDKEPITISVNSTGQIYIQNTEIPLEEVVPKLSAIAANGYEERIYVRGDQNADYGTMMKIMARINAAGFKRLGLVTVEEGS; translated from the coding sequence ATGAGCATGAACGTGGGCTCTGGAGGCGGCGGAGGTGGCAGCCGTCGCCGCCGCGGACGACGGGCCGCCCCGATGTCCGAGATCAACATCACGCCCTTCGTGGACGTGATGCTCGTGCTCCTTGTCATCTTCATGGTCGCTGCCCCGCTGCTGACGGTCGGCGTGCCGATCGACCTGCCCGAGACCTCGGCCAAGCCTCTCGAGGGCGACAAGGAGCCGATCACGATCTCGGTCAATTCCACCGGCCAGATCTACATCCAGAACACCGAGATCCCGCTGGAGGAAGTCGTCCCGAAACTCAGCGCGATCGCGGCCAATGGCTATGAAGAGCGGATTTACGTGCGCGGCGACCAGAACGCGGATTACGGCACCATGATGAAGATCATGGCCCGCATCAACGCGGCCGGGTTCAAGCGCCTGGGACTTGTGACCGTTGAAGAAGGGTCCTGA
- a CDS encoding DUF4164 domain-containing protein, with translation MADYGSGQSQSLEAALARLSTALVHLESAVGRRLDSDRSLNALQEDIQRLGEDRSELAAALDRAEGRANGLEEANRDVSRRLVSAMESIRSVLEAHGG, from the coding sequence ATGGCGGATTACGGCTCGGGACAGAGCCAGTCACTGGAAGCGGCCCTGGCTCGCCTGTCGACGGCTCTCGTGCATCTTGAGTCGGCGGTCGGGCGCAGGCTGGACAGTGACCGTTCGCTGAATGCCCTGCAGGAAGACATCCAGCGTCTTGGCGAGGATCGCTCCGAACTGGCGGCGGCGCTCGACCGCGCCGAGGGGCGCGCCAACGGACTGGAGGAGGCCAACCGCGACGTGTCGCGCCGGCTGGTCTCGGCGATGGAGTCGATCCGCTCCGTCCTTGAAGCGCACGGAGGCTGA